A genomic segment from Ptychodera flava strain L36383 chromosome 23 unlocalized genomic scaffold, AS_Pfla_20210202 Scaffold_23__1_contigs__length_28996876_pilon, whole genome shotgun sequence encodes:
- the LOC139123684 gene encoding pre-mRNA-splicing factor CWC22 homolog, producing MEFWSLRRRPCSAPTLEIKPKRVAKTPAERQREYRARLKSNPELYKAHRAFESARLKEYRLLRSEEKIARDREKCRIRMQRFRDRQKDSAISVSSSQKKAKTRGEVNKQREKWRIQKRKQREAMSQQAKRRHNEKRRARNAEKRMLQKQRTKNTPNSISKPASTHTDSPGISSTHADTHVWPSIHTNGSAWPPSHSESPVQLSIHHGSPEISPAHSDSPEQSSSSIIHSDSPEDAHSDSPEISSAHSNSPVQPSIHHGSPVQSSTHSDSLVPVSTHTVSPEKASDNPESSRPASDFRTPAARRMAISRSRRALPKSPCKFATVISSIIKKSSPRKRAALSKMLILSPEKKKRLDFLEKSSTKLLLNNIRERRSANYLKARRVLFEAIKVKNKMKKREARKHLGLSWRFLNKTDSQHSVEYRKKRSDALAANVITKVVSFYERGDISREMPNPRSVSNGVPQRVMECSIQNAYQDFIKEYPNLKLSLAKFSKLKPSHIKTQSHAKFLQCQCEYCVNVQFKLDALSVRCAQLGFQITVPNKYSASAMTTCPNDDTFAKISCVHRECEVCGTHLLLEHFKPLLEDHSEKQIKWKKWTAERYTKPSSNTEDQQESRHMVFACEKWNHQ from the coding sequence atGGAATTTTGGAGCTTGCGGCGGCGACCCTGCTCAGCCccaacacttgaaattaaaCCAAAAAGAGTAGCAAAGACACCAGCTGAAAGGCAACGAGAATACAGAGCAAGGTTAAAATCTAATCCTGAGCTCTACAAAGCACACAGGGCATTTGAATCAGCTCGTCTGAAGGAGTACAGACTGCTACGCAGTGAAGAGAAGATTGCCCGTGATAGGGAAAAGTGCCGGATTCGCATGCAGCGTTTCAGAGATCGGCAAAAGGATTCAGCGATATCAGTGTCCTCATCACAGAAGAAAGCTAAAACTAGAGGTGAAGTGAATAAACAAAGAGAGAAGTGGAGGATTCAAAAACGAAAGCAGCGTGAAGCAATGAGCCAGCAAGCCAAACGAAGACACAATGAAAAACGAAGAGCAAGAAATGCAGAAAAGAGAATGTTGCAGAAACAACGCACTAAAAATACGCCGaatagtattagtaaaccagcCTCTACACACACTGATAGTCCTGGAATATCTTCTACACATGCTGATACTCATGTATGGCCTTCTATACACACCAATGGTTCTGCATGGCCGCCTTCTCACAGTGAAAGTCCTGTACAGCTCTCGATACACCATGGTAGTCCTGAAATATCCCCTGCACACAGTGATAGTCCTGAACAATCGTCTAGCAGTATTATACACAGTGATAGTCCTGAGGATGCACACAGTGATAGCCCTGAAATATCCTCAGCACACAGTAATAGTCCTGTACAGCCCTCTATACACCATGGTAGTCCTGTGCAATCCTCTACACACAGTGATAGTCTTGTGCCAGTCTCCACACATACAGTCAGTCCTGAGAAAGCCTCCGATAACCCTGAATCCTCAAGACCAGCTTCTGATTTCCGGACGCCAGCTGCAAGAAGAATGGCCATCTCTCGCTCTCGAAGAGCACTGCCTaaatcaccatgcaaatttgccACTGTAATTTCTTCAATAATTAAAAAAAGCTCTCCCAGAAAGCGTGCAGCACTTTCAAAGATGTTGATTTTGTCTCCAGAGAAGAAGAAAAGGTTAGACTTTCTAGAAAAGTCTTCAACCAAGTTATTGTTAAATAACATCAGAGAAAGAAGATCAGCTAATTACCTGAAAGCCAGAAGAGTTCTTTTCGAGGCAATCAAAGTGAAGAACAAGATGAAAAAGAGGGAAGCCAGAAAACATCTTGGTTTAAGTTGGCGCTTCTTGAATAAAACTGACTCTCAACATAGTGTTGAATACCGGAAGAAGCGCTCTGATGCTTTGGCAGCAAATGTCATCACAAAGGTAGTTTCTTTCTATGAGAGAGGAGATATTTCCAGGGAAATGCCTAACCCACGCAGTGTCTCAAATGGTGTACCACAACGGGTAATGGAATGCAGCATCCAGAATGCATATCAGGACTTTATCAAGGAGTACCCAAACTTGAAGTTGTCTTTggccaaattttcaaaattgaagcCATCTCATATAAAGACACAAAGTCATGCCAAGTTCCTGCAGTGTCAGTGTGAGTACTGTGTGAATGTGCAGTTTAAACTTGATGCACTGTCAGTTCGTTGTGCCCAGTTAGGTTTCCAGATAACTGTTCCAAACAAGTACAGTGCCTCAGCAATGACAACCTGCCCAAATGACGATACCTTTGCCAAGATCTCATGCGTACATCGTGAATGTGAAGTATGTGGTACTCATCTGCTCCTTGAGCATTTCAAGCCTCTGCTCGAAGACCACTCTGAAAAGCAGATAAAGTGGAAGAAGTGGACAGCTGAGAGGTATACTAAACCATCAAGTAATACGGAGGACCAGCAGGAAAGCCGCCACATGGTTTTTGCGTGTGAAAAATGGAACCATCAGTGA